A window of Lepidochelys kempii isolate rLepKem1 chromosome 1, rLepKem1.hap2, whole genome shotgun sequence contains these coding sequences:
- the RGN gene encoding regucalcin isoform X2 translates to MSSIKVECVVNENCKIGESPVWEEKESSLIYVDISGKKICRWNSFTKQVQSVSVDAPVSSVALRKSGDYVVTLGTRFAALKWKDQSVTTIVHVDKDKPNNRFNDGKVDPAGRFFAGTMAEEIRPAVLERHQGALYTLFPDHSVVKHFDQVDISNGLDWSLDHKTFFYIDSLSFSVDAFDYDLQTGKISNRRSMYKLEKEESIPDGMCIDTEGKLWVACYDGGRVIRLDPATGKRIQTVKLPVDKTTSCCFGGKDYSEMYVTSACQGMDDESFSRQPQAGGIFKIIAHQLCIYKMPVAMELGLPNYQKGLHA, encoded by the exons ATGTCATCCATTAAGGTTGAGTGTGTTGTCAATGAGAATTGCAAAATTGGAGAATCTCCAGTCTGGGAAGAAAAGGAAAGCTCACTTATATATGTGGATATAAGTGGTAAAAAGATTTGCCGATGGAATTCATTCACCAAGCAAGTGCAAAGTGTTTCTGTGG ATGCTCCTGTTAGCAGCGTGGCCCTTCGGAAATCTGGGGATTATGTTGTTACCCTGGGAACCAGGTTTGCTGCTTTAAAATGGAAAGACCAGTCAGTAACCACCATTGTTCACGTTGACAAGGATAAACCAAACAACAGATTCAATGATGGGAAAGTGGACCCTGCAGGGAGGTTTTTTgcag GTACCATGGCTGAGGAGATTCGACCTGCTGTGCTAGAGAGACACCAAGGTGCTCTGTATACACTCTTCCCTGATCATTCTGTAGTGAAGCATTTTGATCAGGTGGACATCTCTAATGGCTTGGATTGGTCACTGGATCACAAGACTTTCTTTTACATTGATAGCCTGTCCTTCTCTGTGGATGCCTTTGATTATGACCTGCAAACAGGAAAAATTT CCAATCGCAGGAGTATGTACAAGCTAGAAAAGGAAGAAAGCATCCCTGATGGAATGTGTATTGATACAGAAGGCAAACTCTGGGTAGCCTGTTATGATGGAGGGAGAGTGATCCGTCTAGACCCTGCGACAG gAAAAAGAATCCAGACTGTGAAGCTGCCTGTTGACAAGACAACTTCCTGCTGCTTTGGTGGAAAGGATTATTCAGAAATGTATGTGACTTCTGCATGTCAAGGAATGGATGATGAATCGTTTTCACGGCAACCACAGGCTGGTGGTATTTTCAAG
- the RGN gene encoding regucalcin isoform X1, which translates to MSSIKVECVVNENCKIGESPVWEEKESSLIYVDISGKKICRWNSFTKQVQSVSVDAPVSSVALRKSGDYVVTLGTRFAALKWKDQSVTTIVHVDKDKPNNRFNDGKVDPAGRFFAGTMAEEIRPAVLERHQGALYTLFPDHSVVKHFDQVDISNGLDWSLDHKTFFYIDSLSFSVDAFDYDLQTGKISNRRSMYKLEKEESIPDGMCIDTEGKLWVACYDGGRVIRLDPATGKRIQTVKLPVDKTTSCCFGGKDYSEMYVTSACQGMDDESFSRQPQAGGIFKITGLGVKGIPPHSFAG; encoded by the exons ATGTCATCCATTAAGGTTGAGTGTGTTGTCAATGAGAATTGCAAAATTGGAGAATCTCCAGTCTGGGAAGAAAAGGAAAGCTCACTTATATATGTGGATATAAGTGGTAAAAAGATTTGCCGATGGAATTCATTCACCAAGCAAGTGCAAAGTGTTTCTGTGG ATGCTCCTGTTAGCAGCGTGGCCCTTCGGAAATCTGGGGATTATGTTGTTACCCTGGGAACCAGGTTTGCTGCTTTAAAATGGAAAGACCAGTCAGTAACCACCATTGTTCACGTTGACAAGGATAAACCAAACAACAGATTCAATGATGGGAAAGTGGACCCTGCAGGGAGGTTTTTTgcag GTACCATGGCTGAGGAGATTCGACCTGCTGTGCTAGAGAGACACCAAGGTGCTCTGTATACACTCTTCCCTGATCATTCTGTAGTGAAGCATTTTGATCAGGTGGACATCTCTAATGGCTTGGATTGGTCACTGGATCACAAGACTTTCTTTTACATTGATAGCCTGTCCTTCTCTGTGGATGCCTTTGATTATGACCTGCAAACAGGAAAAATTT CCAATCGCAGGAGTATGTACAAGCTAGAAAAGGAAGAAAGCATCCCTGATGGAATGTGTATTGATACAGAAGGCAAACTCTGGGTAGCCTGTTATGATGGAGGGAGAGTGATCCGTCTAGACCCTGCGACAG gAAAAAGAATCCAGACTGTGAAGCTGCCTGTTGACAAGACAACTTCCTGCTGCTTTGGTGGAAAGGATTATTCAGAAATGTATGTGACTTCTGCATGTCAAGGAATGGATGATGAATCGTTTTCACGGCAACCACAGGCTGGTGGTATTTTCAAG